A single Dreissena polymorpha isolate Duluth1 chromosome 14, UMN_Dpol_1.0, whole genome shotgun sequence DNA region contains:
- the LOC127857473 gene encoding protein Shroom2-like, with protein sequence MSRMQFLDGILQVEPETPEERRPRSATKGDEKSTPQKSEEKSDEPTSPMPSNYYVSPPKAMIELEIRKLTDSHQLGHDIADNDTLAQKKEELLQRMMKKVEVLKEDKKELLSDITENETLGKQVGVFVETRCRSQQETDKYRSYIDDIDKIIRLLLKLSGLLARAENTIQGLKETLMRNVIGLYQQHEDAKQLKVDIDRRREQVEAFLGECLSGAELQDYQYYIRMKSKYTIQLQELEDKITLGTEQISALQKSMPLKK encoded by the exons ATGAGCCGCATGCAGTTCCTTGATGGAATCCTCCAGGTGGAACCCGAGACTCCAGAGGAGCGACGGCCTCGCTCGGCAACCAAGGGCGATGAGAAATCGACGCCACAAAAGTCAGAAGAAAAGTCTGATGA GCCCACCTCTCCGATGCCTTCAAATTACTACGTGTCTCCACCGAAGGCCATGATAGAGTTGGAGATAAGAAAACTCACAGACAGCCATCAGTTAGGACACGACATCGCAGACAATGACACCCTCGCACAGAAAAAG GAGGAGCTGTTACAGCGGATGATGAAGAAGGTGGAGGTGCTTAAGGAGGACAAGAAGGAGCTGCTGTCAGACATCACCGAGAACGAGACCCTTGGCAAACAG GTGGGCGTGTTCGTGGAGACGCGGTGTCGCAGTCAGCAGGAGACGGACAAGTACCGCTCGTACATTGACGACATCGACAAGATCATACGGCTGCTGCTCAAGCTGTCAGGGCTGCTTGCACGCGCAGAGAACACCATACAGGGCCTCAAGGAGACACTAATGAGAAA CGTGATCGGTTTGTACCAGCAACATGAGGACGCCAAGCAGTTGAAGGTGGACATTGATCGGCGGCGTGAGCAGGTGGAGGCGTTCCTTGGGGAGTGTCTGAGCGGGGCAGAGCTGCAGGACTACCAGTACTACATCCGGATGAAGTCCAAATACACCATACAGCTGCAGGAGCTAGAGGATAAGATCACGCTGGGAACCGAGCAGATATCTGCACTGCAGAAGAGTATGCCACTGAAGAAGTAA